A region of Magnetococcales bacterium DNA encodes the following proteins:
- a CDS encoding type II toxin-antitoxin system VapC family toxin, giving the protein MQRFVLDASVTLSWCFSNQQTDYTQEVLRSLHHAEALVPSIWILEVSNVLLVAERRNMLLPTASSRFISLLDSLPIVEIASRRDAITSSIMNLARTNNLTSYDATYLELAIREGIPIATLDKPLHRAAEQIGVGVFFPVKNLRDQ; this is encoded by the coding sequence ATGCAACGGTTCGTATTGGACGCTTCGGTAACCCTGAGTTGGTGCTTTTCCAACCAACAAACAGATTACACTCAGGAAGTTTTACGCAGTTTGCACCATGCAGAAGCACTTGTGCCATCAATCTGGATACTTGAAGTCAGCAACGTTCTCCTGGTTGCCGAGAGACGCAACATGTTGCTCCCTACGGCATCCTCCCGGTTCATCTCCCTGCTGGACTCTTTGCCTATTGTCGAGATTGCAAGCCGCCGTGATGCCATAACGAGTTCCATCATGAACCTGGCCCGGACCAACAATCTGACATCCTACGATGCAACCTATCTGGAATTGGCCATCCGGGAGGGCATTCCGATTGCGACGCTGGATAAGCCATTGCATCGAGCCGCCGAACAGATAGGCGTTGGCGTATTTTTTCCTGTCAAAAACCTCCGAGATCAATGA
- a CDS encoding type II toxin-antitoxin system prevent-host-death family antitoxin — MEVIGAFEAKTHLSQILDRVTRGEQFTITKHGHPVAVLQPVHPTMKTRVKDVIGAMEAFGTQHTTGDVAIRDMIDEGRR, encoded by the coding sequence ATGGAAGTCATTGGTGCTTTCGAAGCAAAAACCCACCTGTCACAAATTTTGGACCGGGTAACCCGTGGTGAACAGTTCACAATTACCAAACATGGGCATCCTGTCGCCGTTCTGCAACCCGTACACCCCACAATGAAGACCAGAGTCAAGGATGTGATTGGTGCCATGGAGGCATTCGGTACCCAACACACCACGGGCGACGTTGCCATTCGTGACATGATCGATGAAGGTCGGCGTTGA
- a CDS encoding DNA polymerase III subunit chi — translation MARTTPDTPPTVRFYQAAGGEFFQLIARLATKAVERGLRLFIVAANPEHAQLLDQHLWCHPENSFLPHGLESEPNPELQPILIGTTPNDQNGATVLIVANSLPLSNPGQFDLVVDFAFASNLDPRNHLASRQRYSHYRNLGCTMEYWVQSPAGGWEKKI, via the coding sequence ATGGCCAGAACCACGCCGGACACGCCCCCCACGGTCCGCTTTTATCAGGCCGCTGGGGGGGAGTTTTTCCAATTGATTGCCAGGCTCGCCACCAAGGCCGTGGAACGAGGCCTGCGGCTTTTCATCGTCGCCGCCAACCCGGAGCATGCCCAACTCCTGGACCAGCACCTGTGGTGCCACCCTGAAAACAGCTTTCTGCCGCACGGTCTGGAGAGTGAACCAAACCCGGAGCTGCAACCCATTCTGATCGGGACCACCCCGAATGACCAGAATGGAGCCACGGTCCTGATCGTCGCCAACTCTCTTCCTCTGTCCAATCCCGGTCAGTTCGATCTGGTGGTCGATTTTGCCTTTGCCAGCAACCTGGACCCAAGAAACCATCTCGCCAGCCGGCAACGTTACAGCCACTATCGAAATCTGGGTTGTACCATGGAATATTGGGTCCAGAGTCCTGCCGGAGGTTGGGAGAAAAAAATTTGA
- a CDS encoding leucyl aminopeptidase codes for MLKIEVDTGKIPDWSGECLVVGIYEGRHPQEALKACGPDVEKAVCQALDAKWISGKPGDVLLLPHAGNENPNMRAILLVGLGKKEDISLERLRSVGGTLVGQAKKSSLATLLCAITLDHHGIKRAAAAEALVEGVLLGGYRFELYRQEAPEAERFQPQSLTLAVRKEDVDGIRERINRARAVVGGVFLARDLGNHPANVVTPEYLANQARQLGEKYALRTTILNVEEMQAAGMQGILAVGQGSCHPPRLLVLEYRNAGETPPLAVVGKAITFDAGGISLKPAEKMETMKYDMCGGAAVFGFMQAVAEMKLPINVVGIVPAAENLPSGTAQRPGDIIKTAKGIHVEVINTDAEGRLILADALHYAERFKPRYLIDLATLTGACIVALGSECSGLMSNDKCLSRCLRRAGEEAGERLWPLPLFPEYQEQIKSDVADIKNAGTRDAGAIMGGCFLSRFVEKGRAWAHLDIAGTAQEKTGRPHVPKGGSGVGVRLLCRFARKYMD; via the coding sequence ATGTTGAAAATCGAGGTGGATACCGGAAAAATTCCGGACTGGTCCGGGGAGTGTCTGGTCGTGGGAATCTACGAAGGCCGCCATCCCCAGGAGGCCCTGAAAGCCTGTGGCCCGGATGTGGAAAAAGCCGTATGCCAGGCCCTGGACGCCAAATGGATCAGCGGCAAACCCGGTGATGTTTTGCTGCTGCCCCACGCCGGAAATGAAAATCCGAACATGCGCGCCATCCTGCTGGTGGGCCTGGGCAAAAAAGAGGATATCTCCCTGGAGCGATTGCGCTCCGTGGGTGGCACCCTGGTCGGGCAGGCCAAAAAATCTTCTTTGGCAACGCTGTTGTGTGCCATCACCCTGGATCACCACGGCATCAAGCGGGCCGCTGCTGCCGAGGCCCTGGTGGAGGGTGTGCTACTCGGCGGATATCGCTTTGAACTTTATCGACAGGAAGCCCCCGAAGCCGAACGTTTTCAACCCCAATCGCTCACCCTGGCCGTGCGCAAGGAGGATGTCGATGGCATCCGGGAACGCATCAACCGGGCGCGGGCGGTGGTGGGAGGCGTTTTCCTGGCCCGTGATCTGGGCAATCACCCCGCCAACGTCGTCACCCCCGAATATCTGGCCAATCAGGCCCGTCAACTCGGCGAAAAATACGCTCTTCGCACCACCATCCTGAACGTGGAGGAGATGCAGGCCGCCGGCATGCAGGGCATTCTGGCCGTGGGTCAGGGAAGTTGCCATCCCCCCCGCCTGCTGGTCCTGGAGTACCGCAACGCCGGCGAAACGCCCCCCCTGGCCGTGGTTGGCAAGGCCATCACCTTCGATGCCGGGGGCATTTCGCTCAAACCGGCGGAGAAGATGGAAACCATGAAATATGACATGTGCGGCGGCGCGGCGGTATTTGGCTTCATGCAGGCCGTCGCCGAAATGAAACTGCCCATCAATGTCGTTGGTATTGTCCCGGCAGCGGAAAACCTCCCCTCGGGCACGGCCCAGCGTCCCGGAGACATCATCAAGACCGCCAAGGGAATCCATGTCGAGGTGATCAATACCGATGCCGAAGGCCGCCTGATTCTCGCCGATGCCCTGCACTACGCCGAACGCTTCAAGCCCCGCTATCTGATCGATCTGGCAACCCTGACCGGGGCCTGTATCGTGGCCCTGGGGTCCGAATGCAGCGGTTTGATGAGCAATGACAAATGCCTGTCCCGGTGTTTGCGGCGGGCTGGCGAAGAAGCCGGCGAACGACTCTGGCCGTTGCCATTGTTTCCCGAATATCAGGAGCAGATCAAATCGGATGTGGCCGACATCAAAAATGCCGGAACCCGGGATGCCGGGGCCATCATGGGGGGGTGTTTTCTTTCCCGGTTTGTGGAGAAGGGCCGAGCCTGGGCACATCTGGACATTGCCGGAACCGCCCAGGAAAAAACGGGCCGCCCCCATGTTCCCAAGGGAGGCTCGGGGGTTGGGGTGCGTCTGCTCTGCCGCTTTGCCCGCAAGTACATGGACTGA
- a CDS encoding LptF/LptG family permease, producing the protein MKRLSRYLLAECTLKAALALLVLTFLILLPQLVKLMYLWIDSTLALGVLLHMTILILPKFLVATLPMALLLGILLALGHLSQESEIVVMRASGLSLYQIARPIAILVLLATVFSLWLNWVAVPQAHQLFYQMKGVMLTRNTLAIKSNTFQQILPGLTLYVVEQNSTERILSGILIHDQRRGEPETIVARRGRLHQDSLGHMALYLEEGSRQMQLADGGLRRMDFATFDLDLGLDGTTPADDPETRSIAIHTLPALYRALHVGSEERIHLARMEWQRRLAIPMATLILGLLAIPLGIQQSHRTRRSHGFILAILILVGHFTLITLGEFLARRQILDPISGYWLPNVGMALLAWHVFRESARDRPVFLADRVQAAIHFLIRIVPGKRWVISRGDV; encoded by the coding sequence ATGAAGCGACTCTCCCGGTATTTGCTGGCAGAATGCACCCTGAAGGCCGCGCTGGCCCTCCTGGTGTTGACCTTTCTGATCCTTCTGCCGCAACTTGTAAAGCTGATGTATCTGTGGATCGACAGCACGTTGGCCCTGGGCGTCCTGCTCCACATGACCATTTTGATTTTGCCGAAATTTCTGGTGGCGACGCTCCCCATGGCTCTGTTGTTGGGGATTCTCCTGGCTCTGGGTCATCTTTCCCAGGAGAGCGAGATTGTCGTCATGCGTGCCAGTGGACTCAGTCTCTACCAAATTGCCCGGCCCATTGCAATTCTCGTTCTCCTGGCCACGGTTTTTTCCCTGTGGTTGAACTGGGTGGCGGTACCGCAGGCGCATCAGCTCTTCTACCAGATGAAGGGGGTCATGCTGACCCGCAACACCCTGGCCATCAAAAGCAACACCTTTCAACAAATCCTGCCGGGTCTCACCCTGTATGTGGTCGAACAAAATAGTACGGAACGGATTCTTTCCGGTATTTTGATTCACGACCAGCGGCGGGGGGAGCCGGAAACCATCGTTGCCCGCAGGGGGCGTTTGCATCAGGACTCTTTAGGACACATGGCGCTCTACTTGGAGGAGGGGAGCCGGCAGATGCAGCTTGCCGATGGTGGTTTGCGGCGGATGGATTTTGCCACCTTCGATCTTGATCTGGGTCTGGACGGGACGACGCCTGCGGATGATCCGGAGACTCGTTCCATTGCCATCCATACGTTACCGGCGCTCTATCGGGCGCTGCATGTCGGTTCAGAAGAGCGTATTCATCTCGCCCGGATGGAGTGGCAGCGGCGACTGGCGATTCCCATGGCCACGCTCATTCTCGGCCTGTTGGCCATTCCGCTGGGCATCCAGCAGAGTCATCGCACCCGGCGCAGTCATGGTTTCATCCTGGCCATCCTGATCCTGGTCGGGCACTTCACGCTGATAACTCTGGGGGAATTTTTGGCGCGCCGGCAAATATTGGATCCGATATCGGGCTATTGGTTGCCCAATGTGGGCATGGCCTTGCTGGCCTGGCATGTGTTCCGGGAGTCGGCCCGCGACAGGCCGGTTTTCCTGGCCGACCGGGTGCAGGCGGCGATTCATTTTTTGATCCGGATTGTGCCGGGAAAGCGTTGGGTCATATCCCGGGGAGATGTCTGA
- the lptG gene encoding LPS export ABC transporter permease LptG yields MTVLFRYLLRGFMTGFFQVLGVFVTLFFLLDGAEQIRRYSQAPYADWQNVSQVILLRIPALTVQLLPPMVLLTTLFVLSRLARHNEITVMRAGGISIYRVLWPFLAGGILVAGMQFMIQEQVVPRANLVVQRLSQEIQGKSSRLSLARDTQDLWLRDGNRIIHAEQVSVQHQALLGINVFQFDEQFNLVGRLDAHRAERLPEGWRLFAGVEHDFRGNAGPRPFRQQPWAINLETEQLDRNTPPPEALPVRRLWVMAARLEQEGYDATLYRMVLQRKLANPFATLAALLLAFPFALRLQRLGGTTRSLTVGILAGFLLLIMTDMTEALGVGGRLSPLIAAWSPVILFASLGFSLLMHLEEEARV; encoded by the coding sequence ATGACGGTTTTGTTTCGCTATCTGCTCAGGGGGTTCATGACGGGTTTTTTCCAGGTATTGGGGGTGTTCGTCACCCTGTTTTTCCTGCTGGATGGTGCTGAACAGATTCGCCGCTACAGTCAGGCCCCTTATGCCGATTGGCAAAATGTATCCCAGGTCATTTTGTTGCGCATCCCGGCGTTGACGGTGCAGTTGTTGCCGCCCATGGTCCTGCTGACCACATTGTTTGTCTTGTCCCGTCTGGCGCGACACAATGAAATCACGGTCATGCGGGCCGGGGGAATTTCCATTTATCGGGTGTTGTGGCCGTTTCTGGCGGGTGGCATTCTGGTGGCGGGGATGCAGTTCATGATTCAGGAACAGGTCGTGCCGCGTGCCAATCTGGTGGTGCAACGTCTCTCCCAGGAAATTCAGGGAAAATCCTCCCGTCTCTCCCTGGCCCGGGATACCCAGGATTTGTGGTTGCGCGACGGCAATCGGATCATTCATGCCGAACAGGTTTCCGTGCAGCATCAGGCCTTGTTGGGCATCAATGTGTTTCAATTTGACGAGCAGTTCAATCTGGTCGGGCGTCTGGATGCGCATCGGGCGGAGCGACTGCCGGAGGGATGGCGGCTGTTTGCGGGCGTTGAACATGATTTTCGTGGCAATGCCGGACCGCGCCCTTTTCGGCAGCAACCCTGGGCAATCAATCTGGAGACCGAGCAACTGGACCGCAACACACCCCCTCCGGAGGCCTTGCCGGTGCGGCGACTTTGGGTGATGGCCGCCCGTCTGGAGCAGGAGGGGTATGATGCCACGCTTTACCGGATGGTGTTGCAGCGCAAGCTGGCCAATCCTTTTGCGACCCTGGCGGCCCTTCTCCTGGCTTTTCCGTTTGCCTTGCGCTTGCAGCGTCTGGGTGGCACCACCCGTTCCCTGACCGTGGGCATTCTGGCCGGATTTCTGCTGCTCATCATGACCGACATGACCGAGGCTTTGGGGGTTGGAGGGCGGTTATCCCCGCTGATTGCGGCCTGGTCGCCCGTGATTCTTTTTGCCAGTCTGGGGTTTTCCTTGCTGATGCACCTGGAAGAGGAAGCGAGGGTTTGA
- a CDS encoding BrnT family toxin, which produces MDIEWDEAKRLINLRKHRIDFRDAEKVLSGQTFTIEDTGPYGEQRFLTFGLLYGHVVVIAHTERNDRTRIISMRKAVKHERESYFNQF; this is translated from the coding sequence ATGGACATCGAGTGGGACGAAGCCAAGCGCCTGATCAACTTGCGCAAGCACCGAATCGATTTTCGTGATGCTGAAAAAGTCCTGTCAGGCCAGACGTTTACAATTGAAGATACGGGACCCTACGGTGAACAACGTTTTCTCACATTTGGGCTGCTTTACGGTCATGTCGTTGTCATTGCCCATACGGAACGGAATGATCGAACCCGAATTATTTCCATGCGAAAGGCGGTAAAACATGAACGGGAATCATACTTTAACCAATTCTGA
- a CDS encoding alpha/beta hydrolase, with amino-acid sequence MTTPFKQKIFAFLRAGVILLLLGYVGAAGYLYLYQDQKVYRPNVQMQATPTQWGLVYEDISLTSEGYRLQGWWLPGTAGGPVVLFLHGNASNISQLEKISLLFQRVGWSTLLFDYRGYGKSAGQPSEAGTYADGQAAWDYLTGFRGIPAHKIILYGHSLGGGVATWLAVRHPPGGVIMEGSFTSVPDRGAEIYPWLPVRWLSHTLYDNRSRIGKIKVPLLVMHSREDEVIPFHHGEQLYALANPPKTFLEMTGRHNEAFRNWDKAEDVLRDFGKLLTDR; translated from the coding sequence ATGACGACACCATTCAAACAAAAAATATTTGCATTCCTCAGGGCAGGTGTGATCCTCTTGTTGTTGGGGTATGTCGGTGCGGCGGGTTATCTGTATCTGTATCAGGATCAAAAAGTGTATCGGCCCAATGTGCAGATGCAGGCCACGCCGACGCAATGGGGATTGGTTTATGAGGATATTTCCTTGACCAGCGAGGGATATCGTTTGCAGGGCTGGTGGTTGCCTGGAACGGCAGGGGGACCGGTTGTGTTGTTTTTGCACGGCAATGCGAGCAACATTTCGCAGTTGGAAAAGATATCTTTATTGTTTCAGCGGGTGGGTTGGTCTACACTCTTGTTTGATTATCGGGGATATGGCAAAAGCGCCGGCCAACCCTCGGAGGCGGGCACCTATGCCGATGGTCAGGCAGCGTGGGATTATTTGACGGGTTTCAGGGGGATACCGGCGCATAAAATCATTCTGTACGGTCACTCCCTGGGTGGTGGGGTGGCCACATGGCTGGCCGTTCGACATCCACCCGGAGGGGTGATCATGGAAGGGAGTTTTACGTCGGTCCCGGACCGTGGTGCCGAAATCTATCCCTGGCTGCCGGTACGGTGGTTGTCGCACACCCTCTATGACAATCGTTCCCGCATCGGCAAAATCAAGGTGCCGTTGCTCGTCATGCACAGCCGGGAGGATGAGGTGATCCCTTTCCACCATGGCGAACAGCTTTATGCCCTGGCCAATCCACCCAAAACCTTCCTGGAAATGACCGGCAGGCATAATGAGGCGTTCAGAAATTGGGATAAGGCAGAGGATGTGTTGCGGGATTTTGGCAAGCTTCTGACGGACAGGTGA